From a single Pseudopipra pipra isolate bDixPip1 chromosome 15, bDixPip1.hap1, whole genome shotgun sequence genomic region:
- the IL4 gene encoding interleukin-4 — MQAMSILGRVLLPLLALLACQGEVVTSWTHTLRTNMLKESIRLLHQLQQTEVSCNEMNVTNIFADYKAGDTMEILCKAATVARQGRSCHRSLEGIYDNLLGLLRGNRMEHKAPCPVAAGSTTSLKDFLEELQQVLQKQYKNQK; from the exons ATGCAGGCCATGAGCATCCTGGGCCGGGTCCTGCTCCCCCTCCTGGCGCTGTTGGCCTGCCAGGGTGAGGTGGTGACTTCGTGGACACACACACTGCGGACCAACATGCTGAAGGAGAGCATCAGGCTGctgcaccagctccagcagaCAGAG GTTTCCTGTAACGAGATGAACGtgacaaatatttttgcagaCTATAAG GCAGGTGACACCATGGAGATCTTGTGCAAAGCTGCCACAGTGGCTCGGCAAGGCCGGAGCTGCCACAGGTCCCTCGAGGGCATTTATGACAACCTGCTGGGCCTGCTCCGGGGGAACAGGATGGAGCACAAG GCGCCGTGTCCTGTGGCAGCAGGCAGCACCACCTCACTGAAAGATTTCCTCGAGGAATTACAGCAAGTCCTTCAAAAACAATACAAGAATCAGAAGTGA